The Neochlamydia sp. S13 genome has a segment encoding these proteins:
- a CDS encoding PhoH family protein yields MLSKTFVLDTNVLLHDPEAIIKFPGQNVIIPVTVLEELDKMKRLPSDLGRNSRAVFRYLSNLNTIGAGNLHAGVTLDNQAVIRIQVEFKTDYSYNFALSNNDNKIILAAFFLKEKGENVVFVSKDFAARIKAEAIGLETEDYENLKYSYASMYKGLRRIEMPKHAIDVFYKDGAIQVEAEDLHPNEYCIFSSPEHSSGVGKYNAKRGIVEPLIKANNLWGIKPLNVEQRCAIDALLRDEIKLVSLIGQAGTGKTLLALACGLRKVFDEGTYTRILVSRPVIPLGRDIGYLPGTKEEKLLNWMQPIYDNLEYLCDSAGSEPSETLRWVMESKKIEMEAVTYIRGRSLPKMYIIIDEAQNLTPHEVKTIVSRAGENTKVILTGDPTQIDNPYLDKDSNGLSYVVGRFSNQQVYGHVFMEKTERSELAALAAEIL; encoded by the coding sequence ATGCTCTCGAAAACATTTGTTCTTGATACTAACGTTTTATTGCATGATCCAGAAGCGATCATCAAATTTCCTGGCCAAAATGTGATTATTCCCGTCACGGTATTAGAAGAATTGGACAAAATGAAACGCTTGCCAAGCGATTTAGGACGTAATTCGCGTGCGGTCTTTCGCTATTTAAGTAATCTAAATACTATAGGCGCTGGAAACTTGCATGCCGGCGTTACTTTAGATAACCAGGCAGTGATACGTATCCAAGTCGAATTTAAAACCGATTACTCTTATAATTTTGCTCTTTCCAATAATGATAATAAAATTATTTTAGCTGCTTTCTTTCTAAAAGAGAAGGGAGAGAACGTGGTATTTGTTTCCAAAGATTTTGCTGCCCGTATTAAAGCCGAAGCCATTGGTTTAGAAACAGAAGATTACGAAAATTTAAAATATTCCTATGCGTCCATGTATAAGGGGTTACGCCGGATAGAAATGCCTAAACATGCTATTGATGTGTTTTACAAAGATGGAGCTATTCAGGTAGAGGCCGAAGATTTACATCCTAATGAATATTGTATTTTTTCTTCTCCCGAGCACTCATCAGGGGTTGGTAAGTATAATGCAAAGCGAGGGATAGTTGAGCCCCTTATAAAAGCTAATAACCTTTGGGGAATTAAACCTCTTAACGTAGAGCAAAGATGCGCGATTGATGCCCTTTTGCGGGATGAAATCAAATTAGTTTCACTGATTGGGCAAGCAGGTACGGGAAAAACACTTTTAGCATTGGCCTGTGGCTTACGTAAGGTATTCGATGAAGGGACTTATACGCGCATTCTCGTTAGCCGCCCTGTGATTCCCCTTGGGCGTGACATTGGGTATCTGCCAGGCACTAAGGAAGAAAAATTATTAAATTGGATGCAACCTATCTATGATAATCTAGAATATCTCTGTGATTCAGCAGGAAGTGAGCCTAGCGAAACTCTGCGGTGGGTGATGGAAAGCAAAAAGATTGAAATGGAAGCCGTTACTTATATAAGGGGACGTTCTTTGCCAAAGATGTATATTATTATTGATGAAGCTCAAAATCTTACTCCTCATGAAGTGAAAACGATTGTTTCTCGTGCAGGAGAAAACACGAAGGTTATTTTAACAGGGGATCCTACACAAATTGATAATCCTTATTTAGATAAGGATTCTAATGGCCTTAGCTATGTAGTGGGACGCTTTAGCAATCAGCAAGTTTATGGACATGTATTTATGGAGAAGACAGAACGCAGTGAATTGGCAGCCCTTGCAGCTGAAATTTTATAA
- a CDS encoding SH3 domain-containing protein — protein sequence MNQAALYLLATFFFTQCLSQPVYSDLEKTSYSSHHLPSNLNPDSSATAQPFTAFTGRTLKNKVRIRLQPNLEAPILRESNKGDLWIVVGERDDFYALATPEDLKGYVFRTYVLDNTIEGNRVNVRLEPNLEAPIIAQLQTGDKVDGQISALNNKWLEIIPPASTNFYIAKEYIEKIGNADLKASLNHKQKEGVSLLESTLTHSQQEFLKPWNQINLEKINDNLNKIINNYSDFPEIQSRARELLATIQEDYLQKKIYYLENLSTHAEQLHTYNKTLSSKVALQEQRIAELEQANQPELLSNSPVASSSYIADRMSAWLPVENQLYETWAEMHDNQPISAYYEDQWQQASTIKGVIQLYDRSVRNKPGDFVLLNPTTQLPMAYLYSTQVNLQNYLGRDITLKASPRDNNDFAYPAFFVLSIE from the coding sequence ATGAATCAAGCAGCCTTGTACTTGCTGGCAACTTTCTTCTTTACTCAATGTCTCAGCCAGCCTGTTTATAGCGACTTAGAAAAAACATCCTATTCTTCCCATCATCTCCCCTCAAATCTCAATCCAGATTCTTCTGCCACCGCACAACCTTTTACAGCTTTTACAGGACGCACTCTAAAAAATAAGGTAAGAATCCGCCTTCAACCTAATTTAGAAGCACCTATTTTACGTGAAAGCAATAAAGGAGATTTATGGATTGTTGTAGGAGAAAGGGATGATTTTTATGCTTTAGCGACTCCTGAGGACCTTAAAGGATATGTTTTTCGCACTTATGTATTAGACAACACTATTGAAGGAAACCGTGTGAATGTACGCCTAGAGCCTAATCTAGAGGCCCCTATTATTGCCCAACTTCAAACCGGTGACAAAGTTGATGGTCAAATTAGCGCTCTTAATAATAAATGGCTAGAAATTATTCCCCCTGCCTCTACCAATTTTTACATCGCTAAAGAATATATTGAAAAAATAGGCAACGCTGATTTAAAAGCCTCTTTAAATCATAAACAAAAAGAAGGGGTTAGCCTACTTGAAAGCACACTTACCCATAGTCAGCAAGAATTCCTTAAGCCATGGAATCAGATTAATTTAGAGAAGATTAATGATAATCTTAATAAAATAATTAACAATTACTCCGACTTTCCAGAAATCCAAAGTAGAGCAAGAGAATTATTAGCCACTATCCAAGAAGATTATTTACAGAAAAAGATCTATTATCTAGAGAATCTTTCCACTCATGCCGAGCAACTCCACACTTATAACAAGACACTTTCTAGCAAGGTGGCTTTACAAGAGCAAAGAATTGCTGAGCTAGAACAAGCTAATCAACCCGAGCTTCTTAGCAACTCCCCTGTAGCTTCAAGTAGCTATATTGCTGATAGAATGAGTGCATGGCTACCAGTAGAAAATCAATTATATGAAACATGGGCAGAAATGCATGATAATCAGCCTATCTCGGCTTATTATGAAGACCAGTGGCAACAAGCCAGCACAATAAAAGGCGTCATCCAACTTTATGATCGATCTGTTCGTAACAAGCCAGGTGACTTCGTGCTTTTAAATCCAACTACCCAGCTTCCTATGGCTTATCTTTACAGTACGCAAGTAAATCTGCAAAACTATTTAGGTCGTGACATTACACTAAAAGCCTCTCCTCGAGATAATAATGATTTTGCCTATCCTGCCTTCTTTGTTCTTTCGATAGAGTAA
- a CDS encoding SIS domain-containing protein has product MLEELLQKENSYLNYFFEKIDLSAADIIVQALKDCEGVVVFSGVGKSGLVAEKIAMTMTSTGSRALFISPTNALHGDIGIVSEKDVFVFLSKSGESEELLSLIPTLRNRRVKIIGIVSNAKSRLAKASDVYIDLPLQQELCPFDIVPTTSAVIQLIFGDILAVALMRMKNFSLEEYVKNHPAGRIGKRISLKVSDLMITGSSLPICKPHDKLVNTLVELSNKRCGCVLVTDETEVLQGIFTDGDLRRALQSHGAASLQLPMKDLMIQTARWVAPHNLAWDAMRKMEGDQKNAITVLPVLTEHKKLLGLIKLHDIVQSGI; this is encoded by the coding sequence TTGTTAGAAGAGCTTCTCCAAAAGGAAAATAGTTATCTAAATTATTTTTTTGAAAAAATTGATTTATCTGCTGCTGATATTATTGTACAGGCTTTAAAAGACTGCGAGGGAGTCGTAGTTTTTTCAGGGGTAGGAAAAAGTGGCTTAGTAGCAGAAAAAATTGCTATGACCATGACTTCTACTGGCTCTCGAGCTTTATTTATTTCCCCCACGAACGCTTTACATGGCGATATAGGCATAGTTTCTGAAAAAGATGTATTTGTTTTTCTTAGTAAAAGTGGAGAAAGTGAAGAGCTTTTATCTCTTATTCCTACTCTACGTAATCGGCGAGTAAAAATTATAGGAATTGTCTCCAATGCAAAAAGCCGTTTAGCTAAAGCTAGTGATGTATATATTGATCTTCCTTTGCAGCAAGAGCTTTGCCCGTTTGATATAGTGCCGACAACGTCTGCTGTTATACAGCTTATATTTGGAGACATTCTTGCTGTTGCCCTCATGCGTATGAAAAATTTTAGCTTAGAAGAATATGTAAAAAATCATCCTGCAGGTAGGATTGGTAAACGCATCTCGCTTAAAGTGTCTGATTTAATGATCACTGGCTCTAGCCTTCCTATATGCAAGCCTCACGATAAATTGGTAAATACTCTTGTAGAATTATCTAATAAACGTTGCGGCTGTGTATTAGTGACTGATGAAACTGAAGTTTTACAAGGAATATTTACCGATGGTGATCTCCGGCGGGCTTTACAATCCCATGGAGCTGCTTCCCTGCAATTGCCTATGAAAGATCTAATGATCCAAACAGCTCGGTGGGTTGCTCCTCATAATTTGGCATGGGATGCCATGCGTAAGATGGAAGGTGACCAAAAAAATGCTATTACGGTATTACCTGTCCTTACCGAGCATAAAAAGCTGCTAGGCCTTATCAAATTACATGATATTGTCCAATCTGGAATATGA
- a CDS encoding exopolysaccharide biosynthesis protein, whose amino-acid sequence MLKKCSSLAEKLENLLSQTHSEELSVQKIMDHLADQGYATLLIVLSLPFCSPMQIPGLSTLLGLLILLIGLKIAFGHKVWLPKRLLQKKIPFLFLKKVMFYVLKIDTKLGFLISTRWVGLVRNRYLHIIHGLTIAVLAFFLSLPLPIPFTNLLAALPLLAFGLAFLEDDGFFILIAYFFAFICLLSFVAIIWFGIDWLIVWKKYIF is encoded by the coding sequence ATGTTAAAAAAATGTTCTTCTTTAGCTGAAAAGCTCGAGAATTTATTAAGCCAAACGCATTCAGAAGAGCTATCGGTCCAAAAAATTATGGATCATTTGGCCGATCAAGGTTACGCTACCTTGTTAATTGTGTTGAGTCTTCCTTTCTGTAGTCCCATGCAAATCCCTGGGCTATCCACTCTTTTAGGATTGTTAATCCTTTTAATAGGTTTAAAGATTGCGTTTGGACATAAAGTTTGGCTTCCTAAGAGGTTATTGCAAAAAAAGATCCCCTTTTTGTTTTTAAAGAAGGTAATGTTCTATGTGCTTAAAATAGATACCAAGCTTGGCTTTTTGATTTCTACCCGGTGGGTAGGGCTAGTAAGAAATCGCTATTTACATATTATTCATGGACTGACCATTGCTGTTTTGGCTTTCTTTTTATCATTACCACTTCCCATTCCTTTCACCAACTTATTAGCAGCTTTACCCCTTCTAGCCTTTGGCCTAGCATTTTTAGAAGATGACGGCTTTTTTATCCTTATCGCTTATTTTTTCGCCTTTATTTGCCTGCTGAGCTTTGTTGCTATTATTTGGTTTGGAATAGATTGGCTAATTGTATGGAAAAAATATATTTTTTAG
- a CDS encoding YjdF family protein: protein MATVKATIFFEKRFWVGTFERTDKEGYAIARHILGGEPSDPEIHEFVLNHYHELKFGEAKEINIQIQRMNPKRVQREVHREMARMKETTQPSTLAQDYRREGLEKKRKKSSSSAENQARKDDQFALKQEKRKEKHRGHY from the coding sequence ATCGCTACAGTTAAAGCAACAATTTTCTTTGAAAAGCGGTTCTGGGTAGGAACTTTTGAGCGGACCGATAAAGAAGGGTATGCAATTGCAAGGCATATTTTGGGTGGTGAACCGTCTGATCCTGAGATTCATGAGTTTGTTCTTAATCATTATCATGAACTAAAATTTGGAGAAGCTAAGGAAATCAACATTCAAATCCAGCGCATGAATCCAAAGAGAGTACAAAGAGAAGTCCACCGTGAAATGGCAAGAATGAAGGAAACGACACAGCCTTCAACGTTAGCACAAGATTACAGGCGAGAAGGGCTTGAGAAGAAAAGAAAGAAAAGCAGTAGTAGTGCCGAAAACCAAGCTCGCAAAGATGATCAATTTGCACTCAAGCAAGAAAAAAGAAAAGAGAAGCATCGAGGGCATTACTAA
- a CDS encoding helix-hairpin-helix domain-containing protein: protein MSIKKKNLKDLKNVGKATLRDLNILDIHSVEDLIHHDATQLFEQLERLTGKRHDPCMWDVFAAIIHEAKTGEPTSWWAWTAQRKALQKTGKLIHII, encoded by the coding sequence ATGTCTATCAAAAAAAAGAACCTTAAAGACTTGAAAAATGTTGGAAAAGCAACTTTACGGGATTTAAATATTCTCGATATTCATTCAGTTGAGGACTTAATCCATCATGATGCTACTCAATTGTTTGAACAATTAGAAAGGTTAACAGGAAAACGTCATGATCCTTGTATGTGGGACGTATTTGCCGCCATTATACATGAAGCTAAGACGGGAGAACCTACTTCATGGTGGGCATGGACAGCCCAGAGAAAGGCTCTTCAAAAAACAGGAAAGCTAATTCATATAATTTGA
- the ileS gene encoding isoleucine--tRNA ligase: MFAEILPESFDEREKRILEFWSVNKIFTQSVEENRDKPLFAFYDGPPFATGLPHYGHLLAGTIKDVVLRYKTMKGFCVPRRFGWDCHGLPVENEIEKMHNLSGGEAIQTFGIANFNEECRKIVLRYTEEWKTIVQRMGRWVDFDQTYRTMDVNFMESVWWVFQQLYNKGLVYEGYKVMPYSAKLGTPLSNFEAGENYKEVDDPALTIAFPLLDEPHIAILAWTTTPWTLVSNLALMVGPEIDYVKILHTTSGQHYILAKSRLSATFKSESEYQILEEMKGRNLAGKSYKPPFKYFADRASKGAFRVILEDSVSVEEGTGIVHAAPAFGEVDFYACQREGIEIVCPVDSNGLFTSEIPEYQGLFVKDSDKEIIKHLKKEGIVFSHGVCRHRYPFCWRSDTPLIYKAVTTWFVAVEKIKDSLVKANEQIHWTPSYVKHGRFGKWLEGARDWAISRNRYWGTPIPIWRAEDGEILVLGSIQELESKSGAKIKDLHRHFIDQLTFTHNGKVFKRIPEVFDCWFESGSMPYAQNHYPFENQALFKEIFPADFIAEGLDQTRGWFYTLTILSTALFDQPAFKNVIVNGIVLAEDGAKMSKRLRNYPDPSLVIERFGADAIRVYMMHSPAVRAEDLCFVEAGVELILRQVMLPLWNAYSFFITYARIYGWRPCDQPKKPMAIIDRWVISLLNKLIKQVEVGMDDYNLSHGIEPTIYFIEQLTNWYIRRSRRRFWEEKESIDRNEAFATLYHVLLTFTKVAAPYIPFMSEAVYQNLKSEEMPQSVHLCAYPEYNEQMRDEQLEAAMAAVQSTVSLGHALRKEHKLKVRQPLAKAHIISADSVTLQFLKEQQHLIADELNVKIIEFAEKESLFVSLKAKPNFRVLGKKVGKLMKATQQAIDAFNQEQLSILLKGHSLPLFIEDTEVVLTSEDVQVERQVFEGLAGANEGSITIVLETVLNEDLLMEGIARELVNKINTMRREANLEVTDRIYVNIETTERVRLAFEHYKEYVQQEVLAVTVEFNKSAEGDEWDINNEPARIWVNKANSV, encoded by the coding sequence ATGTTTGCAGAAATTCTTCCAGAAAGTTTTGATGAGCGTGAAAAAAGAATTCTTGAATTTTGGAGTGTAAATAAAATTTTCACACAATCGGTAGAAGAAAATCGAGATAAACCTCTTTTTGCTTTTTATGATGGTCCTCCTTTTGCTACGGGTCTTCCTCATTATGGTCATTTACTAGCAGGCACCATTAAAGATGTAGTTTTGCGTTATAAAACAATGAAAGGATTTTGCGTGCCTCGACGTTTTGGCTGGGATTGCCACGGTCTTCCTGTAGAGAATGAGATTGAAAAAATGCATAACCTCTCGGGTGGAGAGGCTATCCAAACTTTTGGAATAGCCAATTTCAACGAGGAATGTAGAAAAATTGTTTTGCGTTATACGGAAGAGTGGAAAACGATTGTTCAGCGCATGGGGAGATGGGTAGACTTTGATCAAACTTATCGAACGATGGATGTGAATTTTATGGAATCGGTATGGTGGGTTTTTCAGCAGCTTTATAATAAAGGGCTGGTTTATGAAGGTTATAAAGTCATGCCTTATTCTGCTAAGCTAGGAACACCGCTTTCTAATTTTGAAGCAGGCGAAAATTATAAAGAGGTAGATGATCCTGCGTTAACGATAGCTTTTCCTTTGCTAGATGAACCTCATATAGCTATTTTAGCGTGGACCACTACTCCCTGGACACTTGTTTCTAATTTAGCTCTCATGGTAGGGCCTGAGATAGATTATGTAAAAATCCTACATACTACCTCTGGCCAACACTACATTTTAGCAAAATCTAGGCTCTCGGCCACTTTTAAAAGTGAAAGCGAGTATCAAATATTAGAGGAGATGAAGGGTAGGAACTTAGCAGGTAAAAGTTATAAGCCCCCTTTTAAGTATTTTGCTGATAGGGCGAGCAAAGGAGCATTTCGTGTAATTCTCGAGGATAGCGTATCGGTAGAAGAGGGCACGGGAATCGTTCATGCAGCTCCTGCTTTTGGAGAAGTAGATTTTTATGCGTGCCAAAGAGAAGGCATAGAGATTGTATGCCCAGTCGATAGTAATGGACTTTTCACAAGTGAAATTCCTGAATATCAAGGGTTGTTTGTTAAAGACTCGGATAAAGAGATCATTAAGCATTTAAAGAAAGAGGGTATAGTCTTTTCTCATGGTGTCTGCCGTCACCGCTACCCTTTCTGCTGGCGATCCGACACTCCTCTTATTTATAAAGCTGTAACTACCTGGTTCGTAGCTGTAGAAAAGATAAAAGATTCGCTTGTGAAAGCTAATGAACAGATTCATTGGACTCCCTCTTATGTCAAACATGGACGTTTTGGTAAATGGTTAGAAGGTGCTAGAGATTGGGCTATCAGCCGAAATCGCTATTGGGGGACGCCTATTCCTATCTGGCGTGCAGAAGATGGAGAAATACTTGTTTTAGGAAGTATTCAAGAGTTAGAGAGTAAAAGTGGCGCTAAAATTAAAGACTTACATCGACATTTTATTGATCAGCTAACCTTTACTCATAATGGAAAAGTCTTTAAACGTATTCCCGAAGTCTTCGATTGTTGGTTTGAGTCGGGCTCTATGCCTTATGCACAAAATCATTATCCCTTTGAAAACCAAGCGCTCTTTAAAGAAATATTTCCTGCAGATTTTATTGCAGAAGGTTTAGATCAAACACGCGGATGGTTTTATACGCTAACTATTCTGTCTACCGCCCTTTTTGATCAGCCAGCATTTAAAAACGTTATTGTGAATGGGATTGTTTTGGCAGAAGATGGGGCAAAAATGTCCAAGCGTTTGCGCAATTATCCCGATCCTAGCCTTGTCATTGAGCGTTTTGGCGCCGATGCCATTCGTGTCTATATGATGCATAGTCCGGCAGTACGTGCCGAGGACCTTTGCTTTGTGGAAGCGGGAGTAGAGCTTATCTTACGTCAAGTAATGCTGCCTCTATGGAATGCTTATAGCTTTTTTATCACCTACGCGCGTATCTATGGCTGGCGCCCTTGTGACCAGCCGAAAAAGCCTATGGCTATTATCGATCGATGGGTAATCTCGCTTTTAAATAAGCTTATCAAACAAGTAGAAGTAGGAATGGATGATTATAACCTTAGCCATGGTATTGAGCCTACAATTTATTTCATTGAGCAGTTGACTAACTGGTATATTAGACGTTCGCGCCGTCGCTTTTGGGAAGAAAAAGAGTCTATTGATCGTAACGAAGCTTTTGCTACTCTTTATCATGTTCTATTGACTTTTACGAAGGTTGCAGCACCTTATATTCCTTTTATGAGCGAAGCTGTTTATCAGAACCTGAAAAGTGAAGAGATGCCTCAATCCGTTCACCTTTGTGCTTATCCAGAATATAATGAGCAGATGCGTGATGAGCAACTAGAGGCCGCTATGGCCGCGGTACAAAGTACGGTAAGTTTAGGTCATGCTTTAAGAAAAGAGCATAAGCTTAAAGTTCGACAACCGTTGGCGAAGGCCCACATTATTTCCGCTGATAGCGTTACTCTTCAATTTTTAAAAGAGCAGCAGCACCTGATTGCCGATGAACTAAATGTGAAAATAATCGAATTTGCCGAGAAAGAGTCTTTATTTGTTAGTCTTAAAGCTAAGCCTAATTTTCGTGTCTTAGGCAAAAAAGTGGGTAAATTAATGAAAGCTACTCAGCAAGCAATTGATGCTTTTAATCAAGAACAATTATCTATCTTGCTGAAAGGTCATTCGCTTCCTTTATTCATAGAAGATACCGAAGTCGTGCTGACTTCGGAAGATGTCCAGGTTGAACGCCAGGTTTTTGAGGGCTTAGCTGGAGCTAATGAAGGATCGATTACTATCGTTTTAGAGACAGTTTTAAATGAAGATCTTTTAATGGAAGGGATTGCCAGGGAGCTCGTTAATAAGATTAATACAATGCGCCGAGAAGCTAATTTAGAAGTGACTGATCGCATTTACGTAAATATAGAAACGACCGAACGGGTAAGGCTAGCTTTTGAGCATTATAAAGAATATGTGCAACAAGAAGTATTGGCGGTTACTGTAGAGTTTAACAAATCTGCTGAAGGAGATGAGTGGGATATTAACAATGAGCCGGCTAGAATCTGGGTAAATAAGGCTAATAGTGTTTAA
- a CDS encoding nucleotidyl transferase AbiEii/AbiGii toxin family protein translates to MNEIHLLSKDERELFFRAATDIKNMPFEIIEKDYWVVWVLERLFSLEKMRPHLTFKGGTSLSKVYGLIDRFSEDIDLSIEREFFGFGAPHDPENAPSKKKQNAIIDNLSKACSNYVQTQMLAELKDAFAAKLGTIDGWQVFPDQEDPDAQTLLFEYPSETSKAGYIRPLVKIEIGARSEHWPVSEHRIKSYTKEALKEKIHESEIWVRVLNAERTFWEKATILHQYAHLPEDKKLPPRISRHYYDFFRLLNSEIKEKALIEIALLGRVAIHKSIYFASSWANYGTARKGTLKLFPPPRILKELEKDYGLMKSMFFREISEWELILTTIEKFEKEFNGFKE, encoded by the coding sequence ATGAATGAAATTCATCTTTTGTCTAAAGATGAACGGGAACTTTTCTTTAGAGCTGCCACTGATATCAAGAACATGCCCTTTGAAATTATTGAGAAAGATTATTGGGTCGTATGGGTTTTGGAAAGACTCTTCTCGCTAGAGAAGATGAGGCCGCATCTCACCTTTAAAGGAGGTACGTCCCTTTCAAAAGTATATGGATTAATTGATCGTTTTTCAGAAGATATTGATCTTTCAATTGAAAGAGAATTCTTTGGTTTTGGTGCACCCCATGACCCTGAAAATGCACCATCCAAGAAAAAGCAAAATGCAATCATCGATAATCTTTCAAAAGCTTGCTCCAATTATGTTCAAACTCAGATGCTAGCTGAACTTAAAGATGCTTTTGCTGCAAAACTCGGAACAATTGATGGGTGGCAAGTCTTCCCTGACCAAGAAGACCCCGATGCCCAAACATTATTATTTGAATATCCAAGCGAAACCTCAAAAGCTGGGTACATTCGTCCGCTTGTAAAAATCGAAATTGGTGCAAGATCAGAACACTGGCCTGTCAGCGAACATAGAATAAAGAGCTACACTAAAGAAGCACTAAAAGAAAAAATTCATGAATCTGAAATATGGGTTCGAGTACTGAATGCTGAGCGTACTTTCTGGGAGAAAGCGACTATCCTTCATCAATATGCACATTTACCCGAAGATAAAAAGCTTCCGCCACGAATTTCAAGGCATTATTATGACTTTTTCCGTTTGCTCAATTCGGAGATCAAGGAGAAGGCTCTTATCGAGATAGCTCTACTTGGAAGAGTTGCCATCCACAAAAGCATTTACTTTGCATCAAGTTGGGCAAACTACGGAACAGCTCGAAAGGGAACCTTGAAGCTCTTTCCTCCTCCGCGAATTCTAAAAGAACTTGAGAAAGACTATGGTCTGATGAAGTCCATGTTTTTTAGGGAAATTTCAGAATGGGAATTAATTTTAACAACAATTGAAAAGTTTGAAAAAGAGTTTAATGGTTTCAAGGAATAA
- a CDS encoding DUF6088 family protein, whose protein sequence is MRQSIEIAVKNRIIEQGRGWCFTPMHFSDLGSDTSIRKALSQLQKQNIIRRLAQGVYDYPKIHDLLGTIPPDLNEVAKAIAEKNGVQIQPAGAHAANLVGLSLQVPGRVIFLTEGPSRKVKIGNQEIIFKKTTKKIMSSAGTREGLLIQALKNLGKDHIDQVARAQVSKFLKDSKENEIRQNMKFAPAWIRSLFFEIMGLKP, encoded by the coding sequence ATGCGCCAAAGTATTGAAATCGCAGTAAAAAATAGGATTATTGAGCAGGGCCGCGGTTGGTGTTTTACGCCCATGCACTTTTCGGATCTGGGTAGTGATACCTCTATTCGAAAAGCTCTTTCACAGCTTCAAAAACAAAACATCATCCGGCGGCTCGCTCAAGGCGTTTATGATTACCCCAAAATACATGATCTACTGGGCACAATCCCCCCAGATTTGAATGAAGTTGCTAAGGCTATTGCGGAAAAAAATGGGGTTCAAATTCAACCTGCCGGAGCTCATGCTGCCAATTTAGTGGGCCTTTCTTTACAAGTTCCTGGTCGTGTCATATTTTTAACCGAAGGCCCCTCCAGAAAAGTCAAAATTGGTAATCAAGAAATTATTTTTAAAAAGACCACGAAAAAAATTATGTCTTCTGCGGGAACTAGAGAAGGTCTTCTGATTCAAGCTTTGAAAAATTTAGGAAAAGATCACATTGACCAGGTAGCACGTGCGCAGGTATCAAAATTCCTTAAAGACTCAAAAGAAAATGAAATTAGACAGAATATGAAGTTTGCACCTGCATGGATACGATCTCTTTTTTTTGAAATTATGGGGCTCAAGCCATGA
- a CDS encoding IS630 transposase-related protein: MVYSHDLRKKALNYIENGGSIATASVVFGVAARTLTNWIKRKKQGNLAPKKRRQSPSKIDSEKLKLYVKQTPDAYLREIAEEFGVTIAAVFYACKRLKITLKKRHPSTRKEMRISERNLDKS; this comes from the coding sequence ATGGTATATTCACACGATTTAAGAAAAAAAGCTTTGAATTATATAGAGAATGGCGGCTCAATAGCCACAGCTAGTGTGGTGTTTGGCGTAGCAGCTCGTACGTTAACAAACTGGATTAAGCGGAAAAAACAAGGTAATCTAGCTCCTAAAAAAAGACGGCAGAGCCCCAGTAAAATAGATAGTGAAAAGCTAAAACTATATGTAAAACAAACTCCCGATGCATACCTTAGGGAAATAGCTGAGGAATTCGGAGTGACAATAGCTGCAGTTTTTTATGCTTGTAAAAGACTGAAAATCACTTTAAAAAAAAGACACCCTTCTACAAGGAAAGAGATGAGAATAAGCGAGAGGAATTTAGACAAAAGCTAG